In one Etheostoma cragini isolate CJK2018 unplaced genomic scaffold, CSU_Ecrag_1.0 ScbMSFa_4511, whole genome shotgun sequence genomic region, the following are encoded:
- the med27 gene encoding mediator of RNA polymerase II transcription subunit 27, whose product MADVVNVGVNLDAFSHAISGIQALRSSVSRVFESLKDGMKNRQTLEDREKQFIAEFQDNLQAVNRDLNELERLSGLVGRPSESHPLHNSGLLSLDPVQDKTPLYSQLLQAYKWSNKLQYHAGLASSLLNQQSLKRSANQMGASAKRRPKVQPSTLVLPLHPRSGRQGGVWSIRRGLIYSKTLSLLVTLGKVLKAIVVMRSLFIDRTVVRGFNENVYSEDGKLDIWTKSQYQVFQKVTDHATTALLHYQLPQMPDVVVRSFMTWLRSYIKLFQSPCQRCGRFLQDGLPPTWRDFRTLEAFHDTCRM is encoded by the exons ATGGCGGATGTGGTGAATGTTGGGGTGAATCTGGATGCTTTCTCTCACGCTATCAGCGGTATCCAGGCGCTCCGCTCCAGCGTGAGCCGCGTGTTCGAGTCCCTGAAAGATGGCATGAAGAACCGGCAGACCCTAGAGGACCGCGAAAAGCAGTTTATTGCCGAATTCCAGGACAATCTGCAGGCAGTCAACAGAGACCTGAA TGAGTTGGAGCGTCTCAGCGGTCTGGTGGGGCGTCCCTCTGAGTCCCATCCTCTCCATAACAGCGGTCTGCTGAGTCTGGACCCCGTTCAGGACAAAACCCCGTTATACTCTCAGCTGCTGCAGGCCTACAAGTGGTCCAACAAG ttgcaGTACCACGCCGGATTGGCCTCCAGTTTGTTGAATCAACAGTCACTGAAACGATCGGCCAATCAGATGGGAGCTTCGGCCAAGAGACGACCCAAAGTCCAGCCCAGTACTCTGGTACTTCCTCTTCA ccctaggTCTGGCCGACAGGGAGGGGTCTGGTCCATAAGAAGGGGTCTGATCTACAGCAAGACCCTGTCTCTTTTA gtgaCCCTGGGGAAAGTGTTGAAGGCCATCGTCGTGATGCGTTCGCTGTTCATCGACAGAACTGTTGTTCGAGGTTTCAACGAGAACGTGTACAGCGAGGACGGAAAG ctGGACATATGGACCAAGTCTCAGTATCAGGTGTTTCAGAAG GTAACGGACCATGCCACTACTGCCCTGCTGCACTACCAGCTGCCCCAGATGCCAGACGTCGTCGTCCGCTCCTTCATG acCTGGCTGCGGAGCTACATTAAGCTCTTCCAGTCTCCGTGCCAGCGTTGCGGTCGATTTCTGCAGGACGGACTTCCTCCAACGTGGAGGGACTTTAGGACCCTGGAGGCCTTCCATGACACCTGtcgcatgtaa